From a single Pseudophryne corroboree isolate aPseCor3 chromosome 6, aPseCor3.hap2, whole genome shotgun sequence genomic region:
- the LOC134933670 gene encoding E3 ubiquitin-protein ligase TRIM39-like produces the protein MASADLRQELDCSICLSIYTDPVTMRCGHNFCRVCIDHMLDTQEEWKEAYTCPECRATSRRRPVLQRNITLCNIVGSFQSTWPDQEETGIFCTYCIHSPVPAAKSCLLCEASLCDKHLRVHSKSSEHVLCDPTTALGNRKCSVHKKILEYYCTEDAACICVSCRLDGEHLGHNVESLDEASEKKKEKLRNVLQKLTTKRAETEKRVQSLQECRREDQGKAAGVTETVTALFRDIRRQLEDLEKRVLSEISRQEQRVSLSVSDLIQQLEIKKDELSGKMRHIEELCNMSDPVTVLQEPDTGDLCDTEDTGGYDTQVRGAGHLDVGLISGSLHTLSDIITGINTGIYVQQPTDLLLDVTTAGNNIQISGDQKSASWSHRNLNHPVTPERFEDDQVISTRGFSSGRHYWEVDVSKSVMWRVGMCYPSIDRREWQSDIGYNNKSWCLCRYNNQYSVIHDSTVIQLPEDIPCDRVRVYLDYEAGQMSFYSLCDPIRHLHTYTATLTEPLHAALWVGRGSITICGGVRSWETLP, from the coding sequence atggcgtctgctgatctgagacaggagctggactgttccatctgcctgagcatttatacagatcctgtaaccatgagatgtggccacaacttctgcAGGGTCTGTATTGATCATATGCTGGATACACAGGAGGAATGGAAAGAAGCGTATACTTGTCCTGAATGCAGAGCAACGTCCCGAAGACGTCCTGTACTGCAGAGGAACATAACGCTGTGTAACATAGTGGGGAGTTTCCAGTCTACTTGgccagatcaggaggagactgggatcttctgcacttactgtattcactctcctgtacctgctgctaaatcctgtctgctgtgtgaggcttctctgtgtgataaacacctgagagtacacagcaagtcatcagagcacgtcttatgtgatcccaccactgccctggggaacaggaaatgctccgtCCATAAGAAGATCCTGGAGTATTACTGCACTGAGGATGCTGCCTGTATCTGTGTGTCCTGCAGGCTGGATGGAGAACATCTGGGACACAATGTGGAGTCTCTGGATGAGGCctctgagaagaagaaggagaagctgaGAAATGTTCTTCAGAAACTGACCACAAAGAGAGCAGAGACTGAGAAAAGAGTGCAGAGTCTGCAGGAGTGCAGGAGAGAAGATCAGGGAAAAGCAGCTGGTGTAACAGAGACAGTCACTGccctgtttagagacatcaggagacagctggaagacctggagaagagagtcctgagtgagatctccaggcaggaacagcgcgtttcactctcagtctctgatctgatccagcagctggaaataaagaaggacgagctgtccgggaagatgcgtcacattgaggagctgtgtaacatgtctgatccagtgactgtcttacaggaaccagacaccGGGGACTTGTGTGATACTGAGGACACAGGGGGATATGATACCCAGGTCCGTGGTGCAGGACATCTGGATGTGGGTCTCATCTCAGGGTCATTACACACattatctgatataataacaggtataAATACAGGGATATATGTGCAGCAACCTACAGACCTATTACTGGATGTGACCACAGCTGGTAATAATATACAGATATCAGGTGACCAGAAATCTGCATCCTGGTCACATAGAAACCTGAATCACCCAGTAACACCAGAGAGATTTGAGGATGATCAGGTAATAAGCACCAGGGGAttctcctcagggcgacattactgggaggtggatgtcagTAAGTCAGTGATGTGGAGGGTGGGGATGTGTTATCCCAGTATAGACAGGAGAGAATGGCAGTCAGACATTGGATATAATAACAAGTCCTGGTGTCTGTGTAGGTATAATAATCAGTACTCAGTGATACATGACAGTACAGTGATCCAGTTACCTGAAGATATCCCCTGTGACAGAGTGAGGGTATATCTGGATTATGAGGCAGGACAGATGTCCTTTTATTCTctgtgtgaccccatcagacacttacacacctacACTGCCACCCTTACTGAGCCCCTCCATGCTGCATTATGGGTAGGGAGAGGTTCTATAACTAtatgtgggggagtcaggagctggGAGACATTACCATAG